In Humulus lupulus chromosome 7, drHumLupu1.1, whole genome shotgun sequence, the following are encoded in one genomic region:
- the LOC133791343 gene encoding uncharacterized protein LOC133791343: protein MRSNRQKDIIPIDLEIERMCRQNRKTKRRLEFTMADNLGNGANNDQGAAEVPREQGPRTLRDYMVQTAVQFGGLPIEDHNMHIANFLESCATFKMNRVSDDAIRLRLFPFSLRERAKSWLNSLEANTITTWDALAQKFLAKFFPPAKAAKLRGEINNFSQLEGESFYDAWERFKDLIRKFPHHSIEKWMLVHKFYNGLCGTTCTIIDAAAGGAFMRKSANEAYELLEEMATNNYQWPSERAGSNKKVVGVHELDTIIALTAQVASLTKQLQQVMCELCGGPLPFDQCQAALDPNNVPLDQAQVQAVGNFQRPYNNPYSNSYNPGWRNHPNFSLGEIIRTNNNSFNHSISSL, encoded by the exons ATGCGAAGTAATAGACAAAAGGATATTATACCAATAGATCTGGAAATTGAAAGAATGTGCAGACAGAACCGGAAAACAAAAAGGAGATTGGAGTTTACCATGGCTGATAATTTGGGAAACGGTGCTAATAATGATCAAGGAGCTGCAGAGGTTCCAAGGGAGCAAGGACCAAGAACTTTGAGAGATTAC ATGGTCCAAACTGCAGTTCAATTTGGTGGCCTCCCCATTGAAGACCATAATAtgcacatagccaatttcctAGAGTCGTGTGCCACTTTCAAGATGAATAGGGTGAGTGATGATGCCATTAGATTGCGCTTGTTCCCATTCTCACTAAGGGAGAGAGCGAAAAGTTGGCTGAATTCACTTGAGGCCAATACTATCACCACTTGGGATGCTCTAGCTCAGAAGTTTTTAGCGAAGTTCTTTCCACCTGCTAAGGCTGCTAAATTGAGAGGGGAGATCAATAACTTCTCTCAACTTGAGGGAGAATCTTTCTATGATgcttgggagaggttcaaggaCTTGATCAGAAAATTTCCCCACCACAGTATTGAgaagtggatgttggtccacaaATTTTACAATGGTTTGTGCGGTACCACTTGCACAATCATTGATGCAGCAGCGGgaggagcgtttatgagaaaaagtgctaatgaagcttatgaacTCTTAGAGGAAATGGCCACTAATAATTACCAATGGCCAAGTGAACGAGCGGGCAGTAATAAAAAGGTTGTAGGGGTTCATGAACTAGATACAATCATAGCCCTAACTGCTCAAGTTGCGTCTCTAACTAAGCAGCTGCAACAAGTAATGTGTGAATTATGTGGGGGGCCTCTTCCTTTTGACCAGTGCCAAGCTGCTTTAGATCCCAATAATGTCCCATTAGATCAAGCTCAAGTCCAGGCAGTGGGTAATTTTCAGAGGCCCTACAACAACCCTTACTCCAACTCGTATAATCCAGGGTGGAGAAACCATCCTAACTTTTCTCTTGGAGAAATAATCAGGACCAACAACAACAGTTTCAACCACAGTATCAGCAGTCTATGA